In Persicimonas caeni, a single window of DNA contains:
- a CDS encoding alpha/beta hydrolase family protein — translation MQIVDRLVDRTVAFVTGIPKMYYEGWGDPDLLESLVEYARKLGPPADIDVTWREGKRRWDGTYLFEGWFTSPAKKLPLPPEARTAYFQMLLPPKPFGGGAPSMCIHLAGTGDATYLGRRLLARPLLKERIGAIVLQNPFYGPRRPHWQRGTRLRRMTDQLMMNLATVEETRALLKWLRDDGYTKLGVTGYSMGGFMAGFAAQTVPFPIAAIPCAAGDTAVAPLIDSPLRNICDWESLAEEAGSADHAEMLMRQTLSSLALSEHGTPVAPEAAIIVGARADEFVPPSEPLELHRHWSGSELRWINGGHTTGWLLNPGPIRQAIVDAFRRLEEIL, via the coding sequence GTGCAAATTGTGGACCGACTCGTCGATCGCACCGTCGCCTTCGTCACGGGCATCCCCAAGATGTACTACGAAGGATGGGGCGACCCCGATCTGCTCGAATCGCTGGTGGAGTATGCGCGCAAGCTGGGACCGCCGGCCGACATCGACGTCACGTGGCGCGAGGGCAAGCGCCGCTGGGACGGCACTTATCTGTTCGAAGGTTGGTTCACCTCGCCGGCCAAAAAGCTCCCGCTGCCTCCGGAAGCCCGCACCGCCTATTTCCAGATGCTTCTGCCGCCCAAGCCTTTCGGCGGCGGCGCTCCGTCGATGTGCATCCATCTGGCCGGTACCGGCGATGCGACCTACCTGGGCCGACGTCTTCTTGCGCGCCCCCTGCTCAAAGAGCGCATCGGCGCGATCGTGCTGCAAAACCCGTTTTACGGCCCCCGAAGACCCCACTGGCAACGCGGCACCCGGCTGAGGCGCATGACCGACCAGTTGATGATGAACCTCGCCACGGTCGAAGAGACCCGCGCGCTGCTCAAGTGGCTGCGCGATGACGGCTACACCAAATTGGGCGTAACCGGCTACAGCATGGGCGGATTTATGGCCGGATTTGCCGCGCAGACCGTGCCATTTCCGATCGCGGCGATTCCGTGCGCGGCCGGCGACACCGCGGTCGCCCCGCTCATCGACAGTCCGCTGCGCAATATCTGTGATTGGGAGAGCTTGGCCGAGGAGGCCGGCAGCGCCGATCATGCCGAGATGCTGATGCGCCAGACGCTCTCGTCGCTGGCGCTGAGCGAGCACGGCACCCCGGTGGCGCCCGAAGCGGCGATTATCGTGGGGGCGCGCGCCGACGAGTTCGTCCCGCCCTCCGAGCCGCTCGAACTGCATCGACACTGGTCGGGCTCGGAGCTTCGCTGGATCAACGGCGGGCATACCACCGGCTGGCTGCTCAACCCGGGTCCGATCCGTCAGGCGATCGTCGACGCGTTCAGGCGTCTCGAGGAGATTCTGTAG
- the ppsA gene encoding phosphoenolpyruvate synthase, whose translation MTELIGWFEDIGIEDVPKVGGKNASLGEMYRELVPEGVAVPPGFAVTADAYRYFLEETGVGERIYEILEGLDTHDIAELRKRGQKIRHTITRAEFPKDLQQAIVDAYDQLSEEAGFELDVAVRSSATAEDLPESSFAGQQESYLNVQGHAALLHTCKLCYASLFTDRAISYRVDRGFDHRQVALSVGVQQMVRSDLASAGVAFSIDTESGFEDAVFINASYGLGESVVKGTVNPDEYYVFKPTLKEGFEPILEKNLGSKEFKLVYAQGGTRSTRPVPVGRHDRQRYALSDEDILIVARWVAIIEDHYTEKAGKPMPMDVEWAKDGRTGELFIVQARPETVQSQKRRDVLETYRLTGDEGPGEALVTGRAIGAKIVSGPVQLVSSIEEIEEFEEGSILVTSTTDPDWEPIMKKAAAIVTDRGGRTSHAAIVSREMGVPAIVGTIDGSQRLEDGRTVTISCAEGEEGKVYDGQLKYEVETVDLRGLERPETKIMMNVANPSEAFRLSRIPNDGVGLAREEFIINSFIGIHPLALLNFDAIEDEELKDEIAQRTVQYEDKAEFFVDRLAQGIAMIGAGFYPNDVIVRLSDFKSNEYAALLGGELFEPTENNPMLGFRGASRYYDERYKDAFALECRALKKVRDEMGLRNVKVMVPFCRTVEEGRKVQEVMAEHGLKRGENGLEIYVMCEIPSNVILAEKFAEIFDGFSIGSNDLTQLTLGVDRDSEIIAHLFDERDEAVKEMVHEVIERAHKHGRKVGICGQAPSDYPEFARFLVDEGIDSISLNPDVVLKTTLDILEAEKG comes from the coding sequence ATGACCGAATTGATTGGATGGTTTGAAGACATCGGCATCGAAGACGTCCCCAAAGTCGGCGGCAAGAATGCCTCGCTGGGCGAGATGTATCGCGAGCTCGTCCCCGAAGGGGTCGCCGTGCCGCCCGGGTTTGCCGTCACTGCCGACGCGTACCGCTATTTTCTCGAGGAGACGGGCGTCGGCGAGCGTATCTACGAGATTTTGGAGGGTCTCGACACCCACGACATCGCCGAGCTTCGAAAGCGCGGCCAGAAAATCCGCCACACGATCACCCGCGCGGAGTTTCCCAAAGACCTCCAGCAGGCCATCGTCGACGCCTACGACCAGTTGAGCGAGGAGGCCGGCTTCGAGCTCGACGTGGCCGTGCGCAGCAGCGCGACCGCCGAAGACCTCCCCGAGTCGAGCTTTGCGGGCCAGCAGGAGTCGTATCTCAACGTGCAGGGCCACGCGGCGCTCTTGCACACCTGCAAGCTCTGCTACGCCTCGCTCTTCACCGACCGCGCGATCTCGTACCGGGTCGACCGCGGCTTCGACCACCGGCAGGTGGCCCTGTCGGTCGGCGTCCAGCAGATGGTGCGCTCTGATTTGGCCAGCGCAGGGGTGGCGTTTTCCATCGACACCGAGAGCGGCTTTGAAGACGCCGTCTTCATCAACGCCTCGTACGGCCTGGGCGAGAGCGTGGTCAAAGGCACGGTCAACCCCGACGAGTACTACGTCTTCAAGCCGACGCTCAAAGAGGGCTTCGAGCCGATCCTCGAGAAGAACCTGGGCTCCAAGGAGTTCAAGCTCGTCTACGCTCAAGGCGGCACCCGAAGCACGCGCCCGGTGCCCGTGGGGCGGCACGACCGCCAGCGTTACGCGCTGTCCGACGAGGACATCCTCATCGTCGCTCGCTGGGTGGCCATCATCGAGGACCACTACACCGAGAAGGCAGGCAAGCCGATGCCGATGGACGTCGAGTGGGCCAAGGACGGGCGCACCGGCGAGCTGTTCATCGTCCAGGCGCGCCCCGAGACGGTTCAGTCGCAGAAGCGTCGCGACGTGCTCGAGACCTACCGGCTGACCGGCGACGAAGGACCGGGCGAGGCGCTGGTGACCGGCCGCGCCATCGGCGCCAAGATCGTCTCCGGGCCGGTCCAGCTGGTGTCGAGCATCGAGGAGATCGAAGAGTTCGAGGAGGGCTCGATTCTGGTCACCAGCACGACCGACCCGGACTGGGAGCCGATCATGAAGAAGGCCGCGGCCATCGTCACCGACCGTGGCGGCCGCACCTCGCACGCAGCCATCGTCAGCCGCGAGATGGGCGTGCCGGCCATCGTCGGCACGATCGACGGCAGCCAGCGACTCGAGGACGGCCGGACCGTCACCATCAGTTGCGCCGAGGGCGAGGAAGGCAAGGTCTACGACGGCCAGCTCAAGTACGAAGTCGAGACGGTCGACCTGCGCGGGCTCGAGCGCCCCGAGACCAAGATCATGATGAACGTCGCCAACCCGTCGGAGGCGTTCCGCCTGTCGCGCATCCCCAACGACGGCGTGGGACTGGCGCGCGAGGAGTTCATCATCAACTCCTTTATCGGCATCCACCCCTTGGCGCTGCTCAACTTCGACGCCATCGAAGACGAGGAACTCAAAGACGAGATCGCCCAGCGCACCGTTCAATACGAAGACAAGGCCGAGTTCTTCGTCGACCGGCTCGCCCAAGGCATCGCGATGATCGGAGCCGGGTTCTATCCCAACGACGTCATCGTGCGGCTGAGCGACTTCAAGTCGAACGAATACGCTGCGCTGCTTGGCGGCGAGCTATTCGAGCCCACCGAGAACAACCCGATGCTCGGCTTCCGGGGCGCGTCTCGCTACTACGACGAGCGCTACAAAGACGCCTTTGCCCTCGAATGCCGCGCGCTCAAAAAGGTGCGCGACGAGATGGGCTTGAGAAACGTCAAAGTGATGGTGCCGTTTTGCCGCACGGTCGAAGAGGGACGCAAAGTCCAAGAGGTTATGGCCGAACACGGCCTCAAGCGCGGTGAGAATGGGCTGGAGATCTACGTGATGTGCGAGATCCCGAGCAACGTCATCTTGGCCGAAAAGTTCGCCGAGATCTTCGACGGCTTCTCCATCGGCTCGAACGACCTGACTCAGCTCACCCTGGGCGTCGACCGCGACTCCGAGATCATCGCGCACCTCTTCGACGAGCGCGACGAGGCGGTCAAAGAGATGGTGCACGAGGTCATCGAGCGCGCCCACAAGCACGGGCGCAAGGTCGGTATTTGCGGCCAAGCCCCCAGCGACTACCCGGAGTTTGCCCGCTTCTTGGTCGACGAGGGCATCGACAGTATTTCGCTCAACCCGGACGTCGTGCTGAAGACGACGCTCGATATTCTGGAGGCCGAAAAGGGTTAA
- a CDS encoding TIGR00341 family protein, whose protein sequence is MPLRLIEIRLPGDRTEEVSETLAEIPLVEKYSMKPANGRQIWHILAFGDQVEAIVDALEDNFSLEEGFRIIVFNIEAAIPHPEEEVDGLAESGERLAPASDDKAPINIEELYDDVTHGMSISWPYVTMIAVSAVVAAVGIYRDDIIMVIAAMIIAPLLSPAIALALATAMADLKLGKRAIKVGLLGSLVAVVVSIGFGVVMPFEPSAEMQSLRIQIGVLDVVVAASAGIAGTLSFTGVKPGGVVGVMIAVALVPPLVSFGMLVGAGYLALAVGPLLLSVINTICINLAGVVTFAIQRVEPRKRWEEERASKALRQGVVLWLVLLAALAAAGYFAGDYWRAFW, encoded by the coding sequence ATGCCACTTCGGTTAATCGAAATCCGGCTGCCGGGCGACCGCACCGAAGAAGTGTCTGAGACGCTCGCCGAAATCCCGTTGGTCGAAAAGTACAGCATGAAGCCGGCCAACGGCCGCCAGATCTGGCATATCTTGGCGTTTGGCGACCAAGTCGAGGCCATCGTCGACGCCCTCGAAGACAACTTCTCGCTCGAAGAAGGCTTTCGGATCATCGTCTTCAACATCGAGGCGGCGATTCCCCACCCCGAAGAAGAGGTCGATGGTCTGGCGGAGTCGGGCGAGAGACTCGCCCCCGCCTCCGACGACAAGGCCCCGATCAACATCGAGGAGTTGTACGACGACGTCACCCACGGCATGAGCATATCGTGGCCTTACGTCACGATGATCGCGGTGTCCGCCGTCGTGGCCGCGGTGGGGATCTACCGCGACGACATCATCATGGTCATCGCCGCGATGATCATCGCTCCGCTGCTCAGCCCTGCCATCGCATTGGCGCTTGCGACCGCGATGGCCGACCTGAAATTGGGCAAACGCGCCATCAAAGTCGGCCTGTTGGGCTCACTGGTGGCGGTGGTCGTCTCCATCGGCTTCGGGGTGGTGATGCCCTTCGAGCCGAGCGCCGAGATGCAGAGCCTCCGTATCCAGATCGGCGTGCTCGACGTGGTCGTAGCCGCCAGCGCCGGCATCGCCGGGACCTTGTCATTTACGGGGGTCAAGCCCGGCGGGGTGGTGGGCGTGATGATCGCCGTGGCGCTGGTGCCTCCGCTCGTGAGCTTCGGCATGCTCGTGGGGGCGGGCTATTTGGCCCTGGCCGTCGGGCCCTTGCTGTTGTCGGTGATCAACACCATCTGCATCAACCTCGCCGGAGTCGTCACCTTCGCGATTCAACGCGTCGAGCCGCGCAAGCGCTGGGAGGAAGAGCGAGCCAGCAAGGCGCTGCGCCAGGGGGTCGTCCTCTGGCTTGTCCTGTTGGCCGCCCTCGCCGCTGCCGGCTACTTCGCCGGCGACTACTGGCGGGCGTTCTGGTAG
- a CDS encoding PAS domain S-box protein, whose product MSLESHWKYFLDASPDALFVVGPDGRIRYASAQAERLFGFPREELIDQPVELLLPDELAEAHRHYREDYMREPSVRPMSLRPSLQARRKDGQLFPTHISLSPVEIDGERSVLASVRDVTEFDEIRAKLERSQEHLRKLIEHMPDAVGIHRDGKFVYVNPTMVRYLGYETADELTDTPVLEIVHPDDRAMATERLATMARTGQKTAPVEERLLRRDGSSILVELHVRPMEFEGKPSFVFIGRDVSKKQELLVRAMQLDRKIAVGTLAGGVAHEINNPLAYAKANVDFVLRDLRRMLDGEAESLSKEKLTDMLEALTDTADGIKRIGRIVSDLDTFVDRQSGEQVAIDVERLLKTSVSLVFRHQQPHVRVVHDGGDIPCVNANRAQLAEVFINLLNNALFALEQSEREPKEVRVTTRASGEAFIIVEIADNGPGMPADVLSRAFDPFYSTRDEGEGTGLGLTIVQNTVRSLGGTVEIDTAPGEGTTVRVILPTESPRDA is encoded by the coding sequence GTGTCTCTCGAGTCTCACTGGAAGTACTTTCTCGATGCCTCACCGGACGCGCTCTTTGTTGTCGGCCCCGACGGGCGCATTCGATACGCCTCGGCTCAAGCCGAGCGCCTCTTTGGCTTTCCGCGCGAAGAATTGATCGATCAACCCGTCGAGTTGTTGCTTCCAGATGAACTCGCCGAGGCCCATCGCCACTACCGTGAAGACTATATGCGTGAGCCATCGGTGCGACCGATGAGCTTGCGCCCGTCGCTTCAAGCCCGCCGCAAGGACGGGCAACTCTTTCCGACCCATATCAGCCTGAGTCCGGTCGAAATCGACGGCGAGCGCAGCGTGCTCGCCTCGGTGCGCGATGTCACCGAGTTCGACGAGATTAGAGCCAAGCTCGAGCGCAGCCAAGAGCACCTGCGCAAGCTCATCGAGCATATGCCCGATGCGGTGGGCATTCACCGCGATGGCAAATTCGTCTACGTGAATCCCACGATGGTTCGTTATCTGGGCTACGAGACGGCCGACGAACTCACCGACACACCCGTGTTGGAGATCGTCCATCCCGACGATCGGGCCATGGCCACCGAGCGATTGGCGACGATGGCAAGAACGGGTCAAAAGACCGCGCCGGTCGAGGAGCGTCTGTTGCGCCGCGACGGCTCGAGCATCCTGGTCGAACTGCACGTGCGGCCGATGGAGTTCGAAGGCAAGCCAAGCTTCGTGTTCATTGGCCGAGACGTGAGCAAAAAGCAGGAGTTGCTGGTGCGCGCCATGCAACTCGACCGCAAAATCGCGGTGGGCACGCTGGCCGGTGGCGTCGCCCACGAAATCAACAACCCGTTGGCCTACGCGAAGGCCAACGTCGACTTCGTTCTGCGCGATCTGCGGCGCATGCTCGACGGCGAAGCCGAGTCGCTCAGCAAAGAGAAGCTGACGGACATGCTCGAGGCGCTCACCGACACGGCCGACGGAATCAAGCGCATCGGGCGCATCGTAAGTGATCTGGACACCTTCGTGGACCGCCAAAGCGGAGAGCAAGTCGCCATCGACGTCGAGCGACTCCTCAAGACCTCCGTGAGTCTGGTGTTCCGCCACCAGCAACCGCACGTTCGGGTTGTGCATGACGGAGGGGATATTCCATGCGTCAACGCCAATCGCGCACAACTCGCCGAAGTCTTCATCAACCTACTCAACAACGCCCTCTTTGCGCTCGAGCAGAGCGAGCGCGAGCCCAAAGAGGTGCGCGTGACCACCCGCGCGAGTGGCGAGGCCTTCATCATCGTCGAGATCGCCGATAATGGCCCCGGTATGCCCGCTGACGTGCTCTCGCGCGCCTTCGATCCGTTCTACAGTACCCGCGACGAGGGGGAAGGCACCGGGCTGGGCCTGACGATCGTGCAGAATACCGTGCGCAGCCTGGGCGGCACCGTCGAGATCGACACCGCGCCCGGGGAGGGGACTACCGTGCGGGTGATCCTGCCTACAGAATCTCCTCGAGACGCCTGA
- a CDS encoding AI-2E family transporter yields MESPAGRQPQDPPPQPDEVDRELNFFHEVHVIRGAILLLAFGMGVAILNYASVILIPVVLAVFLAYVLNPFVSALMRLRIPRTEIFMPRGLASLIVVIFAVGLTVALGILIGDQFGSFAADIARYEDQIADNVKNLQTRLQEWQGRIEGYMEPIRRSQLPGEASGVAGAGAVAPPDASPLPVESQKSLLEQTSELWLRASSYIAGGLSGLLGFLAQALTCIFVMLFMLIEAPSIRHKLINIMGTTDQRRDMVLEVLYNVNRDVQRYLFNRFATNSVLALVAMLCYWVYGLNYVLLLGILAGLFNFVPYVGPVVGSVFPALVAYIQFGTIESVFWVLVIYTALTGIEGNILTPVVLGRHLKLNSLAVILGLVFWGWLWGAIGMLLAIPIMAAIKAVALHVDDMRPIAELLRAD; encoded by the coding sequence ATGGAATCGCCAGCGGGTAGACAGCCGCAAGACCCGCCCCCTCAACCCGACGAAGTCGACCGCGAGCTGAACTTCTTTCACGAGGTGCATGTCATCCGTGGGGCCATCTTGTTGTTGGCCTTCGGCATGGGCGTCGCGATCCTCAATTATGCCAGCGTCATCTTGATCCCGGTGGTCCTGGCCGTCTTTTTGGCCTACGTGCTCAACCCGTTCGTGAGCGCGCTGATGCGACTGCGCATCCCGCGCACCGAGATTTTCATGCCCCGCGGCCTCGCCTCCCTCATCGTGGTCATTTTCGCGGTGGGGTTGACCGTGGCGCTGGGCATCCTCATCGGCGACCAATTCGGCTCGTTTGCGGCTGACATCGCGCGCTACGAAGATCAGATCGCCGACAACGTCAAGAACCTGCAGACTCGGCTCCAGGAATGGCAGGGGCGTATCGAAGGGTACATGGAGCCGATTCGACGCTCCCAGCTCCCCGGAGAGGCGAGCGGTGTGGCCGGCGCCGGGGCCGTCGCCCCGCCCGATGCCTCCCCGCTACCTGTGGAGAGCCAGAAATCGCTGCTCGAGCAGACTAGCGAGCTGTGGCTGCGTGCTTCATCGTATATCGCCGGGGGGCTGAGTGGGCTGCTGGGATTTTTGGCCCAGGCGCTCACCTGCATCTTCGTGATGCTCTTCATGCTCATCGAGGCGCCGTCGATCCGCCACAAGCTCATCAACATCATGGGGACGACCGATCAGCGCCGCGACATGGTTCTGGAGGTGCTCTACAACGTCAACCGGGACGTGCAGCGCTACTTGTTCAACCGGTTCGCCACCAACTCGGTGCTCGCCCTGGTGGCGATGCTCTGCTACTGGGTCTACGGGCTCAACTACGTGCTCTTGTTGGGGATTTTGGCGGGTCTTTTCAACTTCGTGCCCTATGTCGGCCCGGTCGTCGGCTCGGTGTTTCCTGCCCTGGTCGCCTACATCCAATTTGGCACCATCGAGTCGGTGTTCTGGGTCCTCGTCATCTATACGGCGCTGACTGGCATCGAGGGAAATATCCTCACGCCGGTGGTACTCGGGCGCCACCTCAAGCTCAACAGTCTGGCGGTGATACTGGGGCTGGTGTTCTGGGGCTGGCTGTGGGGAGCGATCGGGATGCTGCTGGCGATTCCCATCATGGCCGCCATCAAGGCGGTGGCCCTGCATGTCGACGATATGCGCCCCATTGCCGAGTTGTTGCGGGCGGATTGA
- a CDS encoding multiheme c-type cytochrome, which translates to MKQLSLCIVLVLVSAATACSGPGTQKHQPDRGFDTSSETDAAETDTAPDTDTQTAPDTDGGTAPVDEIHLAASRSVVESGFSTALNCADCHSNDPQTDAMRDSSGDPIGMYDLWSASMMANSARDPFWRGMVAHEVEATPAAKEAIEDKCMNCHAPQAYTAAHAAGNTAKIEMLHDSDARALLGLDGVSCTTCHKIEPDNFGQEESFSGGFVINPDQIAYGPFANPFSNPMINRSGFEPVQGNHVLESEMCATCHNLTTDALTAQGHPTGDKFAEQAPYSEWLNSAYNTDGGATPASCQSCHVPQTDDEGNTISTEIARRPPGGTFPPTSARQPVGRHLFIGGNTLVPGILRDHADALQPQASAEQFDALIAKVRDQLRNRTASVSIKSAQKTADGLSISVALENLAGHKFPTSFPSRRAWLHVTVRDAQGNAVFESGAWDTRGRILGGDGEVLAIETVDGPIEPHHDQIDSADQVQIYEPVMADPDGNPTYVLLRAAQYYKDNRLLPKGWSSTFADIDRVAPVGVGSDSTYLAGTDEVTYTVAVDDTTDAFTVEAELVYQVLGARFAAEIFESEAKPTRVFEQYYDQADVTPELVGRAEATVQ; encoded by the coding sequence ATGAAACAACTCTCATTATGCATCGTGCTCGTACTTGTCTCGGCCGCGACCGCCTGTAGCGGCCCGGGAACGCAAAAGCATCAGCCCGATCGTGGTTTCGACACCTCTTCTGAGACGGATGCGGCTGAGACCGACACGGCCCCTGACACCGACACGCAAACCGCCCCGGACACCGATGGTGGGACCGCTCCGGTCGATGAGATCCACCTGGCCGCGTCGCGCTCGGTGGTCGAGTCGGGGTTTTCGACGGCGCTCAACTGCGCCGATTGCCACAGCAACGACCCGCAGACCGATGCGATGCGCGATTCGAGCGGCGACCCCATCGGCATGTACGACTTGTGGAGCGCCTCGATGATGGCCAACTCCGCGCGTGATCCATTCTGGCGCGGGATGGTCGCCCACGAAGTTGAGGCTACGCCGGCAGCCAAAGAGGCCATCGAGGACAAGTGCATGAACTGCCACGCCCCGCAGGCCTACACCGCGGCGCATGCGGCCGGAAACACGGCCAAGATCGAGATGCTGCACGATTCCGATGCTCGCGCTCTGCTCGGCCTCGACGGCGTCTCGTGCACGACCTGCCACAAGATCGAGCCCGATAACTTCGGCCAAGAGGAGAGCTTTAGCGGCGGGTTCGTGATAAACCCCGACCAGATTGCCTATGGTCCGTTCGCCAACCCCTTCTCCAACCCGATGATCAACCGCAGCGGCTTCGAGCCGGTGCAGGGCAATCACGTCCTCGAGTCGGAGATGTGCGCCACGTGTCATAACTTGACCACCGATGCGCTGACCGCCCAGGGCCACCCCACCGGTGACAAGTTCGCCGAGCAGGCCCCCTACAGCGAATGGCTCAACTCGGCGTACAACACCGACGGCGGCGCCACCCCGGCGAGTTGCCAGTCGTGCCACGTGCCTCAGACGGACGATGAAGGCAACACCATCAGCACCGAGATCGCCCGGCGCCCGCCCGGCGGTACGTTCCCTCCCACGAGCGCGCGACAGCCGGTAGGCCGTCACTTGTTCATCGGCGGAAATACCCTGGTGCCCGGTATCTTGCGCGACCACGCCGACGCGCTGCAGCCGCAGGCCTCCGCCGAGCAGTTCGACGCGCTCATCGCCAAGGTGCGCGACCAACTCCGGAATCGCACCGCCTCGGTGAGCATCAAAAGCGCCCAGAAGACCGCCGACGGGCTGAGCATCAGCGTTGCCCTCGAGAACCTCGCCGGCCACAAGTTCCCCACCAGCTTTCCGAGCCGGCGCGCCTGGCTGCACGTAACCGTACGTGACGCCCAGGGCAACGCCGTGTTCGAGTCGGGCGCGTGGGATACCCGCGGGCGGATTCTGGGCGGCGACGGTGAGGTGCTGGCCATCGAGACGGTCGATGGGCCCATCGAGCCGCACCACGACCAGATCGACAGCGCCGACCAGGTCCAGATCTACGAGCCGGTGATGGCCGATCCCGACGGCAATCCAACCTACGTGTTGCTTCGGGCGGCGCAGTACTACAAGGACAACCGACTGCTGCCCAAAGGGTGGTCGTCGACCTTCGCCGATATCGACCGCGTGGCGCCGGTGGGCGTCGGCTCCGACTCGACGTATCTGGCCGGTACCGACGAGGTGACCTACACGGTCGCCGTCGACGACACCACCGACGCCTTCACCGTCGAAGCCGAGCTCGTCTATCAGGTTCTGGGCGCGCGATTTGCCGCCGAAATCTTCGAGAGCGAGGCGAAGCCCACGCGTGTGTTCGAGCAGTACTACGATCAGGCTGACGTGACGCCCGAGTTGGTAGGCCGGGCCGAGGCGACGGTGCAGTAG